The Thermothelomyces thermophilus ATCC 42464 chromosome 7, complete sequence genome window below encodes:
- a CDS encoding uncharacterized protein (Contains conserved domain TRF[pfam08558], Telomere repeat binding factor (TRF) and SANT[smart00717], SANT SWI3, ADA2, N-CoR and TFIIIB'' DNA-binding domains), with the protein MADTSEIEAELLAALGVSPPARDGPVPTETDTSQLQSHERQQAQDPASEALPAPAPAPSLPAPSTSPETPAPLPDPASNPIPTATSAPAAAPVTTASAPFPTITSSAHDDHPVPDLGANGSNPPAVQQPSTVPPLPAAHDAPEPRSPKRPRSSDASGESSAKRQRTEQPPPKQDDATGGSNIDFAAMLNDALANFDQHAGSGDNDMVMQDAAALSQPATAAPASTASDHEKAESRIVKVSSNPFYVMRSMSLPVLGNIAVQILLRLSQQPRSETESLLANPTSEFRKSYDMLRDIFVATRKAFCDSPLLSPDELDVTDSEDRETIRMSNLAATAVSAFGAHDVAVQDVHDAFFSIFIPEDGEYKAPLTDLLVSLKTRLLLDALNKPEQSQPVSQLLGALFPANFDDSLRQRSGDMILNADEEALVLRIRERREQLVKSAADESIKALLEEQSSATMFTESLSAFLQSHLGVVVDYAEKYGVNIPLSEDEPATARGPNNSQHEEDKSLAALLQSQLEQTDRDLAAAGKDALSNGTASNQFGSAGNDGLELKKLIEESLPNCIPELKEQPTNMNSSDGASDFDSKNLASFISEKLKSEFDNPTHGLSNMPAPAHSPNTVHPQYLAQLNQSHHSSPRQSHTQGSTPTPPIGTNGDTLPPNQSMPTAALYEKARQAAVAKSSHTTRREGLHSTRRPWTAEEEKALMAGLDMVKGPHWSQILTLFGPNGTISDILKDRTQVQLKDKARNLKLFFLKTNSEMPYYLQSVTGELKTRAPGQAARKEAEEKARMNLADEQARIEGIMTLAGGLQNNNHHPSSSTPLAASPAKRKSPSTAGYGGSGAGAATTANGSATPAMSAPPRVKTEPADQHSLHKVPAFPPIQPAPAPASSMQQGRSNLPPLQPQPGPHQQPRPQAQQQYHQQSHHPQKLQQPQQPQQPSRLEPQKPMSAQQQQQYRQQVQPQHQPQPQQQSQPQAQPQAHSQPQAQQHQQPQAPPPPQSQAQSQTQPQAHSQPQAQQRQQPQAPSPPQSQAQSQAQPQAAPRPPSASQPAPPQPAPPQVHQSRPSPSATHTQPLPTPPIPPNHHSTPDHAQETKMIETLQAATAASTANEAQPPVPAAAVSEGSAAP; encoded by the exons ATGGCTGACACGTCAGAAATAGAAGCGGAGCTGCTCGCCGCCCTGGGCGTGTCACCTCCCGCTCGGGACGGACCCGTACCCACCGAGACGGACACCTCCCAACTTCAATCCCATGAACGGCAGCAAGCGCAGGATCCAGCCTCCGAGGCCCTCCctgcccccgcccccgccccttCTCTTCCCGCTCCTTCGACCTCTCCAGAGACCCCGGCCCCCTTGCCAGACCCGGCGTCAAACCCAATTCCGACAGCTACCTCCGCCCCTGCCGCTGCTCCTGTGACGACAGCAAGTGCTCCTTTCCCGACCATCACCTCTTCCGCCCATGACGACCACCCTGTTCCGGACCTGGGCGCAAATGGCTCGAACCCGCCAGCCGTTCAGCAGCCTTCCACTGTCCCGCCGCTCCCAGCTGCTCACGACGCGCCCGAGCCACGGTCCCCGAAACGTCCCAGGAGCTCAGACGCTTCTGGCGAGAGCAGTGCCAAGAGGCAGAGGACGGAACAGCCACCCCCGAAGCAGGACGACGCAACTGGGGGATCAAACATTGACTTCGCTGCCATGCTGAATGACGCCCTTGCCAATTTTGATCAGCATGCCGGCTCGGGAGACAACGACATGGTCATGCAAGATGCGGCCGCACTTTCGCAACCCGCTACCGCCGCTCCCGCGAGTACAGCGTCCGACCACGAAAAAGCCGAAAGCAGAATCGTGAAAGTATCCAGCAATCCCTTCTACGTCATGCGCTCCATGAGCCTCCCGGTATTAGGCAATATTGCCGTCCAGATCTTGCTCAGGCTGTCGCAACAGCCGCGCTCCGAGACAGAGTCCCTCCTCGCCAACCCGACATCCGAGTTCCGCAAATCCTACGACATGTTGAGGGACATCTTTGTGGCTACTAGGAAGGCCTTCTGTGACTCGCCACTGCTGTCTCCGGACGAGCTGGATGTCACCGACTCCGAGGATCGCGAGACGATCCGAATGTCGAACCTGGCCGCTACCGCCGTCAGTGCCTTCGGGGCCCACGATGTAGCGGTTCAGGACGTGCACGATGCATTCTTCTCCATATTCATCCCCGAGGATGGCGAATACAAAGCGCCACTGACCGACCTGCTTGTGTCCCTGAAAACCCGCCTGTTGCTGGATGCGCTCAACAAGCCCGAACAGTCCCAACCGGTCTCGCAGCTCTTAGGTGCCCTCTTCCCAGCCAATTTCGACGACTCGCTGAGGCAGCGCAGCGGGGACATGATCCTGAacgccgacgaggaggcgCTCGTCCTCCGAATCCGAGAGCGGAGGGAGCAGCTCGTCAAGAGCGCGGCCGACGAATCTATCAAAG CACTACTAGAGGAGCAATCGTCGGCCACTATGTTCACCGAGAGCTTGAGCGCCTTCCTGCAGAGCCACCTCGGTGTAGTCGTGGATTATGCCGAGAAGTACGGCGTAAATATCCCGCTCAGTGAGGACGAGCCTGCCACAGCCCGAGGCCCCAACAATTCTCAACACGAAGAAGACAAGTCCTTGGCTGCCCTGCTGCAGTCTCAACTGGAGCAAACAGACCGCGACCTTGCGGCAGCGGGGAAGGACGCCCTCTCGAACGGAACCGCCTCGAACCAGTTCGGGTCAGCCGGCAATGACGGGCTGGAACTCAAGAAGCTGATCGAAGAATCGCTTCCAAACTGCATCCCTGAGTTGAAAGAGCAGCCGACCAATATGAATTCTTCAGACGGAGCCTCTGACTTTGACTCCAAAAACCTCGCTTCTTTCATCTCGGAGAAGCTCAAAAGCGAGTTCGACAACCCTACCCACGGGCTCTCAAATATGCCTGCGCCGGCACATTCGCCCAATACAG TGCATCCCCAGTACTTGGCACAGCTAAACCAGTCTCACCATTCATCGCCCCGCCAATCGCACACTCAGGGCTCAACCCCGACTCCCCCCATAGGAACGAATGGAGATACTCTGCCCCCCAACCAGTCGATGCCTACGGCGGCTCTCTATGAAAAAGCCCGCCAAGCAGCGGTTGCCAAGTCATCCCACACTACCCGGCGCGAGGGTCTGCACTCTACGAGGCGGCCGTGGACCGCGGAAGAGGAGAAAGCACTCATGGCCGGTCTCGACATGGTCAAAGGACCTCATTGGAGCCAGATTCTGACGCTGTTTGGGCCGAACGGCACCATCTCCGACATCCTGAAGGACCGGACTCAGGTCCAGCTGAAGGACAAGGCGAGGAACCTGAAGCTGTTCTTCTTGAAGACGAATTCCGAGATGCCCTACTATCTCCAGAGCGTGACCGGAGAGTTGAAGACGCGGGCGCCGGGCCAGGCAGCTCGTAAGGAGGCAGAGGAGAAGGCGCGCATGAACTTGGCGGACGAGCAGGCGAGAATCGAGGGGATCATGACCTTGGCGGGTGGTCTGCAGAACAACAACCACCACCCTTCTTCGAGCACCCCCCTCGCTGCCTCGCCGGCGAAACGGAAAAGCCCCTCTACTGCCGGCTATGGAGGCTCTGGGGCTGGTGCGGCAACAACAGCCAATGGCTCCGCGACCCCAGCGATGTCGGCGCCACCACGAGTCAAGACGGAGCCCGCAGACCAGCATTCGCTCCACAAGGTCCCGGCGTTTCCTCCAATACAACCGGCCCCGGCTCCTGCTTCGTCCATGCAGCAGGGCAGGAGTAACTTGCCGCCGCTGCAGCCGCAACCGGGCCCGCATCAGCAGCCGAGACCCCAGGCTCAGCAACAGTATCATCAGCAGTCTCACCATCCCCAGAAACTTCAGCAGCCCCAGCAGCCCCAGCAGCCATCGCGCCTGGAACCGCAGAAACCGATGTCggcgcagcagcaacagcaataTCGCCAACAGGTTCAGCCACAACACCAACCGCAGCCGCAACAGCAGTCTCAGCCGCAAGCCCAACCTCAAGCCCACTCTCAACCGCAAGCACAGCAGCATCAGCAGCCACAggcgccaccgccaccgcagTCGCAGGCCCAGTCGCAAACCCAACCTCAAGCCCACTCTCAACCGCAAGCACAGCAGCGTCAGCAGCCACAGGCGCCATCGCCACCGCAGTCGCAGGCCCAGTCGCAAGCCCAACCTCAAGCCGCTCCTCGACCTCCGTCGGCGTCTCAGCCAGCCCCGCCACAGCCAGCTCCGCCGCAGGTTCACCAGTCTCGCCCCTCTCCTTCTGCCACGCACACCCAACCGCTCCCGACCCCTCCAATTCCACCAAACCACCACTCGACGCCCGATCACGCGCAGGAGACCAAGATGATTGAGACGTTGCAAGCCGCCACCGCTGCGTCAACGGCCAATGAAGCCCAGCCCCCTGTTCCCGCGGCAGCGGTATCGGAGGGTTCAGCCGCCCCATGA
- a CDS encoding uncharacterized protein (Contains conserved domain: pfam07200, Mod_r, Modifier of rudimentary (Mod(r)) protein), translating to MSRSVKFRRPSPSGHYDHQRSDSGFSDCESRASNPDADYLVPGFEDHGLYSIRQALDTAREESEKWRARAEELEERNKEMRNDLEQTKARLRALTNELEIANQAKETLAKTNKELAEQNAQLQETIKELKKTNRKSSSGSSPSGSSATASESSDEKKLRRSPSKRRKDPSEKSEKERGREREREREKERDKERDKERERERRKEKEKERERERERALQEETERLRKRFDTRAEDSDAKSSTTAKSQRSRHENYIEPLGHGAPRPQVPVAAPAPRQYTAYTASTAPTVYSAPAPAYGSIREPFTAATPRSLHPKVYVADEYAYAAADEEDAAFVHPLSRPTRHPR from the coding sequence ATGAGCAGGAGCGTCAAATTCCGGAGGCCGTCACCCAGCGGTCACTACGACCACCAGCGGAGCGACTCGGGCTTTAGCGACTGCGAGAGCCGGGCTTCCAACCCCGACGCCGACTATCTGGTGCCCGGCTTCGAGGATCACGGCCTCTACAGCATCCGGCAGGCGCTCGACACGGCGCGCGAGGAGAGCGAAAAATGGCGGGCGCGcgccgaggagctcgaggagaGGAACAAGGAGATGCGCAACGACTTGGAGCAGACCAAGGCACGGCTGCGCGCATTAACCAACGAGCTTGAGATCGCCAACCAGGCCAAGGAAACCCTCGCAAAAACCAACAAGGAGCTCGCCGAGCAGAACGCCCAGCTTCAGGAGACGATCAAGGAGCTGAAAAAGACCAACCGcaagagcagcagcggcTCATCGCCCTCGGGCTCCAGCGCTACCGCGTCCGAGTCGTCCGACGAGAAGAAGCTGCGCCGCAGCCCCAGCAAGCGCCGCAAGGACCCATCCGAGAAGTCAGAAAAGGAGAGGGGGCGCGAGCGGGAACGTGAGCGCGAGAAGGAGCGAGACAAGGAGCGCGACAAGGAGCGCGAACGCGAGAGGcgcaaggagaaggagaaagagagggaaagggagagggagagggcgTTGCAGGAAGAAACGGAACGTCTGCGCAAGCGCTTCGACACGCGCGCCGAGGACAGCGACGCGAAGAGTAGCACGACCGCCAAGAGCCAGCGTAGCCGACACGAGAACTACATCGAGCCGCTCGGCCACGGTGCACCGAGGCCACAGGTCCCGGTCGCAGCTCCGGCACCACGGCAATACACGGCATACACGGCTTCCACCGCGCCGACCGTCTATTCGGCGCCTGCTCCCGCCTACGGTAGCATACGCGAGCCCTTCACAGCGGCCACTCCGCGGTCCCTCCACCCCAAGGTCTACGTCGCCGACGAATACGCTTACGCCGcggcggacgaggaggatgCTGCCTTCGTCCACCCGCTCTCCCGACCCACACGGCACCCTCGGTGA